A genomic window from Triticum urartu cultivar G1812 chromosome 7, Tu2.1, whole genome shotgun sequence includes:
- the LOC125523699 gene encoding protein TIC 21, chloroplastic-like, whose translation MLALLLSPPAAPPPCLATLRRRPPAPRASSAPGRAAPALRAAAVRPRLAAAAPGPAEPEPAPLSAEEEAERAKLAQVSKRLEKTARNFKNLGTLAFWSQLVCTTVSAGILSFSAVATGNATSPFTFYATGFGIIAAFMSVFRSFGYIRLSKTLRRTATEPTKAPPRAAVVKNLRNSIVLSVVGMGAAVLGMQATVGALVAKALTTSSVPYYQGISAGQSPVLALDVFLVQASANTILSHFLGLSSSLELLRSVTISPADAGPVPRPA comes from the exons ATGCTCGCGCTCCTGCTCTCCCCGCCGGCGGCGCCTCCGCCGTGCCTCGCGACGCTACGGCGGCGGCCTCCCGCGCCCCGCGCCTCCTCCGCCCCCGGCCGCGCGGCGCCCGCCCTCCGCGCCGCGGCCGTCCggccccgcctcgccgccgcggCGCCCGGCCCCGCCGAGCCGGAGCCCGCGCCGCTGTCCGCCGAGGAGGAGGCCGAGCGCGCCAAGCTCGCCCAG GTTAGCAAAAGGCTAGAGAAAACAGCGCGGAATTTCAAGAATTTGGGTACCCTGGCATTCTGGTCTCAGTTGGTGTGCACGACCGTTTCGGCTGGGATCTTGTCGTTCTCCGCAGTTGCTACCGGGAATGCAACATCTCCCTTTACATTCTATGCGACCGGATTTGGCATCATTGCCGCCTTTATGTCAGTGTTCCGGTCATTTGGTTACATCCGTCTTTCCAAAACGCTCAGGAGGACAGCAACCGAGCCTACAAAG GCCCCTCCGCGTGCGGCTGTGGTTAAAAACCTGAGGAACAGTATTGTACTCAGCGTTGTCGGGATGGGTGCTGCGGTCCTCGGGATGCAGGCGACTGTTGGTGCTTTGGTAGCAAAAGCTCTCACTACCTCCTCGGTGCCCTACTACCAGGGGATATCTGCTGGCCAGAGCCCAGTTCTTGCTCTGGATGTTTTTCTCGTTCAG GCTTCAGCCAATACCATCCTCTCGCATTTTCTCGGGCTATCGAGCTCGCTGGAGCTACTGCGGTCCGTGACAATCTCTCCAGCGGATGCCGGCCCCGTCCCTCGACCGGCATGA
- the LOC125519430 gene encoding uncharacterized protein LOC125519430, whose amino-acid sequence MGHYRHPWEEIGKEEASLERIHGDPTDPKHEKHSGAENSPPPTGDSARGHGSGPALRPPPRRRRRALLPRPAAPPPPQRRPLRAGRGRRARAVQARAVRPVRGLPAAAVPPPAPLRPPPAPPPLPQPAAAPPPPLPPPPPHRPAYAAPPRLLLPRPTPPRPRHRPRTTARPLPHFHGHQRHPDEEFRRNAGHHHQHQHHHQQHQQPQHHHQQQQQQHHHHHHQQQHQQPPWEDPEERRRRFAPAHQEPEDDRRRYAPAHQEPEEDRRRYPPAHQEPEEDRRRYAPAHQEPEDDRRRYTSPHHHRLSPPPSPRKKQRCALHDRVDIESTSSSGPLPSRHQRQQPHASYAAVDSFVDRAPAHPGYSHESFSTHSDSKGSRKIQMVSQTSTLSGERGSPRSPRATIVAHPRRTPQKEPAPRRLSVWQRIEEGPAAATRPPPPPPPKALHISPAKSSTAGSASKGLASVISVDCKAKSAGSNEVDSTKVIQKDAGKNVRKVLSSVLVKPSPESKEKEGFVEKLPGKHDNVQENVSDSPSKSLGLAGRPVAGVKKVKKIVIKKIVRRIVGKDKQISSEIVSEKRDNIDAIANASEKEEGEIITSSLEKDTVSEHNMVSTSGTAGAGNGVNVQKGENSNSINPRKRKATSAIESKKILDSTNRSGSKHLGKEDNRSSMGRGDTIAASAIKSTEALATRRSEHPGKGDRSSMDSGVRSATLVSTNDNYQEEGEIMPLSGETSAAVTSNPLRISNRHTESSMKESRAPKNVSKKNTVCTNGVTVNHDTAEISGSEDARREDNDILINTSEEDVRRVSSTPEVTICKRKGAQKGEGMILTGLGENSIGNVSVAHHVKISNTRELDVNEDTRTKESQIPIELCQTNTLKTIHHLEAPDTSETTMSKFVGRKVGKSLMGSTERHATTTCNSGSTPEFNLAGGFGNSHKEDLLNDGTAFNETDAPMEVEGRDFFNLSCSRNVESMNVPPLDDDLMEDLTRDIVLNNGIERGATAQVAELINLHRGHLSPEIDFPLAHSRESSSSGNSEQSVPTTLTLGSNFYFSNNIESERQLKENHELLEGQKGLDVSTVSEFDSLVKQKGVADDDSVGVGSQNWLTLPPAVNSIAMSEQFVTNDATVRKDRIGLDQSVDNDTSVSQDHDTAQGLEQCGSVDAFSSQVNSIRLSVSGSDMPQSDSLTPKEISGVVEKHGEIVLSGLHSISSINVVDQHDNQMVDISVGNPTEPAIPAVESIDVMDAELVSPQVSVEPDNTYDSNKGISGDVEKHGEVVLSGLHSISSINVVDQHDHQMVDNPVGNPIEPAIPAVESTDVMDTTLSPQVSVEPDNNTYNSNTEGSVVNSSTKRDLLSSWIESIVSEAKKDHQPCKSTLPSISLPVLAPKEDSRRAGLDSVGNPVGKSPQMNCTSSMPPKVAPKRANLPSSSREPPRASSNPRHKTWHRGDMTSSTSLPSSQPSGLPPKQPPRRNDKTQNSYIRKGNALIRNPATGKLSHSSSLDTQNKLNKPVMRRSMNFVRKVDSNDSAARLSFTVERPKTPPLPLHAKSINSTTSLPEQLPKTLPKQHVPETEKEDSARQLNSGVDTPSIKSAQTPEPSDASKVVYVRPKSNQLVAAQRQHPDDPTKSSTDKVLSQQPPTASDLYFKKRKNQIILSSSSSDGQNTKEIAPAESLNSGESNVQIASSNNSINGLKERPHKALRTNNMGTSSHVWTLSGQQPQRKGSAGTSYAKAFPRILPWKRKIYCKNFRNSHTQNVSSLRIVSRKLLQTKKRDMIYTVSTNGFSIRKSGVLSVGGSSLKWSRSLEKRSQKVNEEATLAVADVEKKRGEKRKRQYLHYTGRNDQYSLSVAGNQLRNNNQASSDLRRSSTCNGYVRVSKGNQLVRNPKKVTRMLANEKVRWSLHTVRSRLAKKRQYCQFFTRFGECKKPKGECRYIHDPAKVTICTKFLKGLCSDTSCKLTHKVLPERMQDCSYFLKGLCTNTACPYRHVKVNSKAPACEDFLKGYCADGDECRKKHSYTCPVFEATGECPQQSTCKLHHPTKKTIKPKRSRPDTPQNSSWGRYFDTSIRHDSETSKVSSGQDDRQKQQHDIFSGGDFTDFITLDIDGEEGVDALDSIQSVDAPDSIQSVDAPDGIQLMELDSGELGTEADDLDALIKPLRIMRTARV is encoded by the exons AATTCCCCTCCCCCCACCGGCGACTCGGCGCGCGGCCATGGATCCGGCCCCGCCCTACGACCaccgccgcggcggcggcggcgggcactACTACCCCGCCcagcagcaccaccaccaccacaacGGCGGCCACTTCGCGCCGGGAGGGGGCGGCGGGCCCGTGCGGTCCAGGCACGAGCAGTACGACCCGTACGAGGCCTTCCCGCCGCCGCCGTACCACCACCCGCCCCCCTCCGACCACCACCCGCGCCTCCACCACTACCACAACCAGCAGCTGCCCCGCCTCcccccctgccgccgccgccgccgcaccgtcCCGCCTACGCGGCCCCtccccgcctcctcctcccgaGGCCTACTCCACCCCGCCCCCGCCACCGCCCCCGTACCACAGCTCGCCCGCTCCCCCACTTCCACGGCCACCAGCGCCACCCCGACGAGGAGTTCCGCCGCAACGCTGGGCACCACCACCagcaccagcaccaccaccagcaGCATCAGCAGccacagcaccaccatcaacagcagcagcagcagcaccaccaccaccaccatcaacAGCAGCATCAGCAGCCCCCGTGGGAGGACCCTGAGGAGCGCAGGCGCAGATTCGCCCCTGCTCACCAGGAGCCCGAGGACGACAGGCGCAGATACGCCCCTGCTCACCAGGAGCCAGAGGAAGACAGGCGCAGATACCCCCCTGCTCACCAGGAGCCAGAGGAAGACAGGCGCAGATACGCCCCTGCTCACCAGGAGCCTGAGGACGACAGGCGCAGATACACGTCCCCCCACCACCACCGTCtctcgccgccgcccagcccgCGCAAGAAGCAGCGGTGCGCCTTACATGACCGGGTCGACATCGAGAGCACCTCCAGCTCTGGCCCGCTGCCTTCACGCCATCAGAGGCAGCAGCCCCATGCCAGCTACGCCGCGGTTGACAGCTTTGTAGATAGGGCCCCTGCGCATCCTGGCTACAGCCACGAGAGCTTCTCAACACACAGCGACAGCAAGGGCAGCAGGAAGATTCAGATGGTTTCACAGACGTCAACGCTGTCTGGCGAGCGTGGCTCGCCGCGCTCGCCACGTGCCACCATTGTCGCGCATCCGAGGCGCACTCCGCAGAAGGAGCCTGCCCCAAGGAGACTTTCTGTGTGGCAGAGGATAGAGGAGGGCCCTGCTGCTGCTACacggccgccgccaccgccaccgccaaaGGCCTTGCATATTTCACCAGCCAAGTCGAGCACTGCCGGCTCTGCTTCAAAGGGATTGGCCAGCGTGATCTCTGTGGACTGCAAGGCAAAAAGTGCTGGTAGTAATGAGGTTGACAGCACTAAAGTAATACAGAAGGATGCTGGAAAGAATGTTAGGAAGGTGTTGTCCTCAGTTCTTGTGAAACCTTCACCGGAGTCCAAGGAAAAAGAAGGGTTTGTTGAGAAGCTTCCTGGGAAGCATGATAATGTTCAGGAGAATGTGTCAGATTCCCCTAGTAAAAGTCTGGGCTTAGCTGGTCGTCCTGTGGCTGGTGTCAAGAAAGTGAAGAAGATAGTTATCAAGAAGATTGTGAGGAGGATTGTTGGCAAGGATAAACAAATTAGTAGCGAAATTGTATCTGAGAAGAGGGATAATATTGATGCTATTGCAAATGCTTCTGAAAAAGAAGAGGGTGAAATCATAACCTCATCGCTGGAAAAGGATACTGTATCTGAACATAATATGGTAAGCACTAGTGGTACAGCTGGAGCTGGTAATGGTGTGAATGTCCAGAAGGGTGAAAATAGCAACTCGATAAATCCACGTAAAAGGAAAGCCACTTCAGCCATCGAGTCCAAGAAAATTCTTGATTCAACAAATCGTAGTGGGAGTAAGCACCTTGGAAAGGAAGACAATAGAAGCTCCATGGGTCGAGGTGATACTATTGCTGCTTCAGCCATTAAATCTACAGAAGCACTTGCTACAAGACGAAGTGAGCATCCTGGGAAAGGAGATAGGAGCTCCATGGATTCAGGTGTTAGGAGTGCAACTTTGGTGTCTACGAATGATAATTATCAGGAGGAGGGTGAAATCATGCCTCTTTCAGGTGAAACGAGTGCTGCAGTTACAAGTAATCCTCTGAGAATTTCTAATAGGCATACAGAATCTAGCATGAAAGAGAGCAGAGCTCCTAAGAATGTCAGTAAAAAAAACACTGTTTGCACAAATGGAGTTACTGTAAATCATGATACGGCAGAAATTTCTGGAAGTGAGGATGCTAGGAGGGAAGACAATGACATCTTGATTAACACAAGCGAAGAGGATGTTCGCCGTGTAAGTAGTACACCAGAAGTTACTATATGCAAGAGAAAGGGTGCTCAGAAAGGTGAGGGTATGATTCTGACTGGTTTAGGTGAAAATAGTATTGGTAATGTTTCTGTGGCACACCATGTGAAGATTTCTAATACAAGGGAACTCGATGTGAATGAGGATACCAGGACCAAAGAGAGCCAAATCCCCATAGAATTATGTCAAACTAACACTTTGAAAACAATACACCACTTGGAAGCTCCTGATACATCAGAAACTACCATGAGCAAGTTTGTTGGGAGGAAAGTGGGCAAAAGCCTCATGGGGTCAACTGAAAGACATGCTACCACCACATGTAATTCTGGGAGCACTCCAGAATTTAATTTAGCTGGTGGATTCGGCAATAGCCACAAGGAAGATCTTCTCAATGACGGAACTGCTTTCAATGAAACAGATGCTCCCATGGAAGTTGAAGGTAGAGATTTCTTTAATCTGTCATGTTCCAGAAATGTTGAAAGCATGAATGTGCCACCATTAGATGATGATCTTATGGAGGATTTAACCCGGGATATTGTTTTGAATAATGGTATAGAAAGGGGTGCTACAGCTCAGGTAGCAGAACTGATCAATCTTCATAGAGGTCATCTGTCTCCCGAGATTGATTTTCCCTTGGCACATTCCCGTGAATCTTCATCTTCTGGTAACAGCGAGCAGTCTGTTCCTACAACTTTGACACTTGGCAGTAATTTCTATTTCAGTAATAACATCGAAAGTGAGCGACAGCTCAAGGAAAACCATGAGCTGCTGGAAGGGCAGAAAGGATTAGATGTTTCCACAGTGTCAGAATTTGATAGTCTTGTAAAACAAAAAGGTGTGGCTGATGATGACTCAGTTGGTGTAGGTTCTCAAAATTGGCTGACTTTACCGCCAGCGGTCAACAGCATTGCTATGTCTGAGCAGTTTGTGACTAACGATGCTACTGTTAGGAAAGATAGGATAGGTTTGGATCAGAGCGTGGATAATGACACTTCTGTTAGTCAGGATCATGATACTGCACAAGGTTTGGAGCAGTGTGGAAGTGTGGATGCTTTCTCTAGTCAGGTTAACAGCATTAGGCTATCTGTATCTGGTAGTGATATGCCTCAGTCAGACTCATTGACACCCAAAGAGATCAGTGGCGTTGTTGAGAAACATGGTGAGATAGTTCTCTCGGGTTTGCACTCTATTAGTTCAATAAATGTTgtagatcaacatgataatcaaATGGTGGATATTTCTGTGGGCAACCCAACTGAACCTGCTATCCCAGCTGTAGAATCTATTGATGTGATGGATGCAGAGCTAGTTTCTCCTCAGGTATCTGTTGAGCCGGATAATACCTATGACAGTAATAAAGGAATCAGTGGTGATGTTGAGAAACATGGGGAGGTAGTTCTCTCTGGTTTGCACTCTATTAGTTCAATAAATGTTGTTGATCAACATGATCATCAGATGGTGGATAATCCTGTGGGTAACCCAATTGAACCTGCCATCCCAGCTGTGGAATCTACTGATGTGATGGATACAACGCTTTCTCCTCAGGTATCTGTTGAGCCAGATAATAATACCTATAACAGTAATACTGAAGGTTCTGTGGTTAACTCAAGCACAAAGCGAGATTTGTTGTCTTCTTGGATTGAATCCATTGTGTCAGAAGCTAAAAAGGATCATCAACCATGCAAATCTACTTTACCTTCTATTAGTTTGCCAGTCTTAGCACCAAAGGAGGATAGCAGGAGAGCAGGATTGGACTCGGTTGGAAACCCTGTGGGGAAGTCTCCTCAGATGAATTGTACAAGCTCTATGCCTCCCAAGGTAGCTCCTAAACGGGCGAATTTGCCCAGTTCATCCCGAGAGCCTCCTCGTGCAAGTTCAAATCCAAGGCACAAGACATGGCATCGTGGTGACATGACATCTTCTACATCTTTGCCCAGTTCACAGCCTTCAGGATTACCGCCTAAACAACCACCAAGGCGGAATGACAAAACTCAAAACTCTTATATACGCAAGGGTAACGCCCTTATTAGAAATCCAGCAACAGGAAAACTTTCTCATTCTTCTAGTCTGGATACTCAGAATAAGTTGAATAAGCCTGTGATGAGGAGAAGCATGAACTTTGTCAGGAAAGTTGATTCAAATGATTCTGCAGCACGTTTGAGCTTTACAGTTGAAAGACCTAAGACTCCTCCTTTACCACTTCATGCCAAATCCATCAATTCAACCACAAGCCTCCCAGAGCAGTTGCCTAAAACTTTGCCCAAGCAGCATGTTCCTGAAACTGAAAAAGAAGATTCGGCTAGGCAATTAAACTCAGGTGTTGATACCCCAAGCATTAAAAGTGCACAAACACCTGAACCCTCAGATGCTAGTAAAGTGGTTTATGTTAGACCGAAATCAAATCAATTGGTTGCTGCACAGAGGCAGCACCCTGATGACCCGACTAAAAGTTCTACAGATAAGGTTTTATCACAGCAGCCACCCACAGCCTCTGATTTATATTTCAAGAAGCGGAAAAATCAGATTATTTTGAGTTCATCTTCCTCTGATGGTCAGAATACAAAAGAGATTGCACCTGCTGAGAGCTTAAATTCAGGTGAGAGTAATGTACAAATTGCATCCTCGAACAACAGTATCAATGGTTTAAAGGAGAGACCACATAAAG CTCTTCGGACAAATAATATGGGAACTTCCTCGCACGTGTGGACACTCAGTGGGCAACAACCACAGAGGAAAGGATCTGCGGGAACTAGTTATGCGAAGGCCTTCCCACGTATTCTTCCATGGAAAAGAAAAATATACTGCAAGAATTTTAGAAACAGTCACACTCAGAATGTGAGCTCCTTACGAATAGTCAG CAGAAAACTATTACAAACCAAGAAGAGAGATATGATTTATACTGTCTCAACTAATGGATTCTCTATACGGAAATCTGGCGTGTTAAGTGTTGGTGGATCAAGTTTGAAATGGTCACGATCTCTTGAGAAGCGTTCTCAAAAGGTTAACGAG GAGGCTACATTGGCAGTTGCTGACGTTGAGAAAAAGAGAGGAGAAAAACGGAAACGGCAATATCTCCATTATACTGGAAGAAATG ATCAATACTCTTTATCTGTTGCCGGCAATCAGTTAAGAAACAACAATCAAGCATCTTCAGATTTGAGGAGGTCATCAACTTGCAATGG ATATGTGCGTGTTAGCAAAGGTAACCAACTGGTTAGAAACCCCAAAAAAGTAACTCGCATGCTAGCAAATGAGAAAGTTCGATGGAGTTTGCACACTGTTAGATCACGCCTGGCAAAGAAACGACAGTACTGTCAATTCTTCACTCGGTTTGGCGAGTGCAAGAAGCCTAAGGGCGAGTGTCGCTATATTCATGACCCTGCTAAAGTGACTATTTGCACTAAATTTCTTAAAGGCCTGTGTTCTGATACTAGCTGTAAACTCACTCACAAG GTCCTCCCGGAAAGAATGCAAGACTGTTCTTATTTTCTGAAAG GTCTCTGTACCAACACAGCTTGTCCCTATAGGCATGTGAAAGTGAACTCTAAGGCTCCTGCCTGTGAAGATTTTCTAAAGGGATACTGTGCAGATGGTGATGAG TGTCGTAAAAAGCACAGCTACACATGCCCAGTCTTTGAGGCAACAGGAGAGTGCCCACAACAATCTACGTGCAAACTTCATCACCCCACCAAGAAGACAATCAAACCTAAGAGAAGCAGACCAGACACCCCCCAAAACAGTAGCTGGGGACGGTATTTTGACACCAGCATTAGACATGACAGCGAGACAAGCAAAGTTTCTTCAGGCCAAGATGACAGACAGAAACAGCAACATGATATTTTCTCAGGTGGGGACTTCACTGACTTTATCACACTTGACATTGATGGTGAAGAAGGCGTTGATGCGCTGGACAGCATACAGAGTGTTGATGCGCCGGACAGCATACAGAGTGTTGATGCGCCGGACGGCATACAGCTGATGGAACTGGACTCAGGGGAACTTGGCACGGAGGCTGATGATCTTGATGCACTAATCAAACCTCTTCGGATCATGAGAACGGCAAGAGTGTGA